A single Primulina eburnea isolate SZY01 chromosome 11, ASM2296580v1, whole genome shotgun sequence DNA region contains:
- the LOC140804638 gene encoding protein BZR1 homolog 1-like: MTGGGSSTGRLPTWKERENNKRRERKRRAIAAKIFSGLRAQGNYILPKQCDNNEVLKALCAEAGWFVEEDGTAYRKGSNRPMSENPLRPTIMSLPPSIQSSPNSSAFPSPAPSYHASPTSSSFPSPSRCDGNSTSYNLPIVRKLTSFSSTLPPLRISNSAPITPPLSSPNRTPIPKPHWRSIPDAPLNSFVHSFFASSAPSSPKHPRRFTPVPIPEGDESELSTVNAARWVSFQTVPASTPPLSPYNLVKPLAHPNFLQDTFDGCGEYRRRAAAKRSCSPELEFGKGAVNAWEGERIHDVGMDDLELTLGSRKACAYNLESVCADQQDIPICAALPRGVMPALS; this comes from the exons ATGACAGGGGGTGGTTCATCGACGGGGCGGCTGCCGACGTGGAAGGAGAGGGAGAACAACAAGAGGAGAGAGAGGAAGAGGAGAGCCATAGCTGCCAAAATCTTCTCCGGTCTTCGAGCACAGGGGAACTATATACTCCCTAAACAATGCGACAATAATGAAGTCTTGAAGGCGCTTTGCGCCGAAGCTGGCTGGTTTGTTGAGGAAGATGGCACCGCTTATCGCAAG GGATCCAATCGACCAATGTCCGAGAACCCATTGCGTCCTACAATTATGAGCTTGCCTCCATCAATCCAATCGAGTCCGAATTCTTCAGCATTCCCCAGCCCAGCACCTTCTTATCATGCCAGCCCCACATCCTCGTCCTTCCCGAGTCCATCACGCTGTGATGGAAACTCAACCTCATACAATCTCCCTATCGTTAGAAAATTAACATCCTTCTCCTCCACCCTTCCTCCTCTCCGCATATCAAATAGTGCCCCCATTACTCCTCCACTTTCTTCTCCAAACAGAACTCCAATACCCAAGCCACATTGGAGATCCATTCCCGATGCTCCACTAAATTCTTTTGTGCACTCATTTTTCGCTTCTTCGGCCCCATCTAGTCCAAAACACCCTCGCCGATTCACACCCGTCCCGATTCCAGAAGGTGACGAATCTGAGTTGTCCACAGTAAATGCTGCTCGTTGGGTCAGTTTCCAGACAGTACCAGCCTCGACTCCTCCCCTTTCACCTTATAACCTTGTGAAACCCCTGGCTCACCCAAATTTTCTCCAAGATACATTTGATGGCTGTGGTGAATATAGACGGAGAGCAGCCGCAAAGAGGTCGTGCAGCCCTGAGCTCGAGTTTGGTAAGGGTGCCGTTAACGCGTGGGAGGGTGAAAGGATACATGACGTTGGAATGGATGATTTGGAACTAACACTTGGGAGCAGAAAGGCTTGTGCGTATAATCTCGAATCCGTTTGTGCTGATCAGCAAGATATACCCATTTGTGCCGCATTGCCTCGAGGTGTCATGCCTGCATTGTCATAG